A window from Hoeflea sp. IMCC20628 encodes these proteins:
- a CDS encoding PhzF family phenazine biosynthesis protein, with translation MMTDYAIYDVFTDEALTGNPLAVVFDADAIDDARMQAIAGEFNLSETVFVLTPENPAHTAGVRIFTPGRELPFAGHPTVGVAIALAHRRLGGDLPAAGVDMVTMLEEQIGPVRCAVRISPNAPGFAEFDLPKLSRRLDVEIEPADIGAALGLDPQDIGFENHHVSLWSAGVPFVMVPVHDMAAAAKAACLAAEWDRVAPMGDGMLADAYVYCRGGVNHTASFHTRMFAPGMGIGEDPATGSAAAALSGAIHHYDGMLDGNHALVIEQGVEMGRPSLIHMHLDCAEGCVRHVRIGGQAVKIAEGRLLV, from the coding sequence ATCATGACGGACTATGCAATTTATGACGTCTTCACCGACGAGGCGTTGACTGGCAATCCCCTGGCGGTGGTGTTTGACGCTGATGCCATCGACGATGCGCGGATGCAGGCGATTGCCGGTGAATTCAATCTGTCCGAGACGGTGTTCGTGCTCACACCGGAAAATCCGGCGCACACGGCGGGCGTGCGGATTTTCACGCCGGGACGCGAGCTGCCATTTGCTGGCCACCCGACGGTCGGTGTCGCCATTGCGCTGGCCCACCGCCGTCTCGGCGGCGACCTGCCGGCCGCTGGCGTCGACATGGTGACGATGCTCGAGGAGCAGATCGGGCCGGTGCGTTGCGCCGTCCGCATCAGCCCGAATGCGCCGGGCTTTGCCGAATTCGACCTGCCGAAACTGTCGCGCCGGCTGGATGTGGAAATCGAACCGGCTGACATCGGTGCGGCGCTCGGCCTCGACCCGCAGGACATCGGCTTTGAAAACCACCATGTGTCGCTGTGGAGCGCCGGAGTGCCGTTCGTGATGGTTCCGGTGCATGATATGGCGGCGGCTGCCAAGGCCGCCTGCCTGGCTGCGGAATGGGACCGTGTGGCGCCGATGGGCGACGGCATGCTGGCCGATGCCTATGTCTATTGCCGTGGCGGGGTAAACCACACCGCGTCCTTCCATACCCGCATGTTCGCGCCGGGTATGGGCATTGGCGAGGACCCGGCCACCGGCTCGGCGGCGGCAGCCTTGTCTGGTGCCATTCACCATTATGACGGCATGCTCGATGGCAACCACGCGCTGGTGATCGAGCAGGGCGTTGAAATGGGCCGGCCATCGCTGATTCACATGCATCTCGATTGCGCCGAAGGCTGTGTGCGTCATGTCCGGATCGGTGGCCAGGCCGTTAAAATCGCTGAGGGGCGATTGCTGGTTTGA
- a CDS encoding PLP-dependent aminotransferase family protein, producing the protein MKRDEQKLLWIPAIRKADGPVYLAIADALSADIRSGKLAAGARLPPQRALADALKIDFTTVSRAYAEASKRGLVEGKVGQGTYVRTSRPSLIRPVPSGLVDMSMNLPPRFDEPGLMARMWGGISGLQSTGGFDLLMRYQEAGGARRDREAGALWLSSRLEGLRPERILVCPGAQGALVAVVGVLAAPGDTICVESLTYPGVRSVASHLRVKLATVSIDDDGIIPESFEKVCVDSKPKALYCNPTIHNPTTATLSLARRHALVEIARRHQVPIIEDDAYGALPLDPLPPLAAIAPELVYHIAGLAKCIAPALRIAYLVVPDGHATARLSGAIRATASMASPLTAAIASRWIEDGTAEAVVAAIRQETAARQIIAAGILPSEAISADPEGFHIWLRIASPWTRGEFSSRLQLHGISVVASDAFALSSPPEAVRLGLGAPETRDQLAQSLRVVADLLDQSPSASTMVV; encoded by the coding sequence ATGAAGCGTGATGAACAAAAGCTGCTCTGGATTCCTGCGATTCGCAAGGCTGACGGGCCGGTCTATCTCGCTATTGCCGATGCCCTGTCTGCCGATATTCGCTCCGGAAAGCTCGCTGCCGGTGCTCGCCTTCCTCCGCAACGCGCATTGGCCGACGCCCTCAAGATCGACTTCACGACCGTCAGTCGTGCCTATGCCGAAGCGAGCAAGCGTGGTCTTGTTGAGGGCAAGGTCGGTCAGGGCACTTACGTCCGGACCAGCCGTCCCAGTTTGATCCGGCCTGTCCCAAGTGGGCTCGTCGACATGAGCATGAACCTGCCGCCGCGGTTTGACGAACCCGGTCTTATGGCGCGTATGTGGGGCGGAATAAGCGGGTTGCAGTCGACCGGCGGTTTCGATTTGCTGATGCGTTATCAGGAAGCCGGTGGCGCAAGGAGGGATCGCGAAGCCGGCGCGCTGTGGCTCTCGTCCCGGCTAGAGGGCCTGCGCCCAGAGCGCATTCTCGTTTGTCCAGGTGCGCAAGGGGCGCTGGTCGCCGTTGTTGGCGTCCTTGCCGCTCCGGGCGATACAATCTGCGTAGAGTCCCTGACCTATCCGGGGGTTCGCTCGGTTGCTTCCCATCTCCGGGTTAAGCTTGCCACCGTGTCGATTGACGATGACGGGATCATTCCGGAATCCTTCGAGAAGGTTTGCGTGGATTCGAAACCGAAGGCTCTCTATTGCAATCCGACAATCCACAATCCGACGACAGCGACTTTGTCGCTCGCCCGGCGTCACGCGCTTGTGGAAATCGCACGGCGACACCAGGTTCCGATTATCGAGGACGACGCCTATGGCGCGTTGCCGCTTGATCCGTTGCCGCCACTGGCAGCCATTGCGCCTGAGCTGGTTTATCATATTGCCGGCCTCGCGAAATGTATCGCCCCGGCGCTGCGCATAGCCTATCTGGTCGTTCCCGATGGTCACGCAACTGCAAGGTTGAGTGGCGCAATCCGCGCAACAGCATCCATGGCCTCGCCCTTGACCGCTGCGATAGCCTCGCGATGGATTGAGGACGGCACCGCAGAGGCAGTTGTTGCGGCAATCCGACAGGAAACTGCCGCACGCCAGATCATTGCGGCAGGGATTTTGCCGTCTGAGGCTATCAGCGCTGACCCGGAGGGGTTCCATATCTGGTTGCGCATTGCGTCGCCGTGGACCCGGGGGGAGTTTTCATCGCGTCTCCAGTTGCACGGCATAAGCGTGGTTGCCAGCGATGCCTTCGCGCTTTCTTCGCCGCCCGAGGCAGTGCGGCTGGGTCTCGGTGCGCCAGAGACCCGGGACCAGCTTGCTCAGAGCCTGCGGGTCGTTGCCGATCTTCTCGATCAGTCCCCTTCAGCCTCCACAATGGTAGTCTGA
- a CDS encoding DUF983 domain-containing protein produces the protein MSAQQEWPPLQPIHTGLRGHCPRCGQGHLFQGFLAMRKECEVCGLDYSFADPADGPAFFVMMFACIPSTIFALWLQITYEPSWWVHLITTGPLMLATCLPPLRLVKGWLIASQYFHKAQEGSIDWDWVEK, from the coding sequence ATGTCTGCACAACAAGAATGGCCACCACTCCAGCCAATCCACACCGGGCTGCGGGGGCACTGCCCGCGCTGTGGGCAGGGACACTTATTTCAAGGATTTCTTGCGATGCGCAAGGAATGCGAAGTCTGTGGCCTCGACTATTCCTTTGCTGATCCGGCGGACGGGCCGGCATTCTTCGTCATGATGTTCGCCTGCATTCCGAGCACAATTTTCGCTCTTTGGCTGCAGATCACTTACGAACCGTCGTGGTGGGTGCACTTGATCACGACGGGCCCGCTTATGTTGGCAACTTGTCTTCCCCCGTTGCGGCTGGTCAAAGGCTGGCTGATCGCGAGCCAGTATTTTCACAAGGCGCAAGAAGGTTCGATCGATTGGGACTGGGTAGAGAAGTGA
- a CDS encoding haloalkane dehalogenase, whose translation MITSLPKGIQGSVQQVFAGMGFRSGHFWPCLRMIILLSLTRLKHKSEVPNMTTSFRDKKKFATVHGKQMAYIEEGTGDPIVFLHGNPTSSYLWRNIMPHLAGKGRLIAPDLIGMGDSDKLDNSGPNSYTYVEQRKYLFSLLEQLGVTDNVTLVIHDWGSGLGFHWAHTHADAVKGIAFMEAIVAPVPSMDSFPEKSRAVFEGLRSPAGDEMVLQKNMFVENILPASIQRDLSEEEMNEYRRPFANAGEDRRPTLTWPRQIPIGGDPADVVKIVGAYSEWLTQTPIPKLFVNANPGVLIAGPVRDYVRSWPNLTEVTVPGLHFIQEDSPDQIGAAVRDWHATL comes from the coding sequence ATGATAACCAGTCTTCCAAAAGGTATTCAGGGCAGCGTCCAGCAGGTTTTCGCGGGAATGGGATTTCGCTCTGGGCATTTTTGGCCTTGTTTAAGAATGATCATTCTTCTAAGTCTAACTCGACTCAAACACAAGTCCGAGGTTCCCAACATGACTACGTCTTTCCGCGACAAAAAGAAATTTGCCACCGTCCATGGCAAGCAGATGGCCTATATCGAGGAAGGCACCGGCGACCCGATTGTGTTCCTGCACGGAAACCCGACATCGTCCTATCTATGGCGCAATATAATGCCGCACCTGGCGGGCAAAGGGCGGCTGATCGCGCCCGACCTGATCGGCATGGGCGATAGCGACAAACTCGATAATTCTGGCCCCAACAGCTATACCTATGTGGAACAGCGTAAATACTTGTTCTCGCTGCTGGAGCAATTGGGTGTCACCGATAACGTGACGTTGGTCATCCACGACTGGGGTTCTGGCCTTGGCTTTCACTGGGCGCATACGCACGCCGACGCAGTCAAAGGGATTGCGTTCATGGAGGCCATTGTCGCCCCCGTTCCCAGCATGGACAGCTTTCCCGAAAAAAGCCGCGCGGTATTTGAGGGGCTGCGGTCACCTGCGGGGGACGAGATGGTTCTGCAGAAGAACATGTTTGTGGAAAACATCCTGCCAGCTTCGATCCAGCGTGATCTGAGCGAAGAAGAGATGAACGAATACCGCCGCCCCTTCGCCAATGCCGGTGAGGATCGTCGTCCGACCCTGACATGGCCACGCCAGATCCCGATTGGCGGGGACCCCGCGGATGTGGTCAAAATCGTCGGGGCCTATTCGGAATGGCTGACGCAGACGCCCATCCCCAAGCTGTTCGTCAATGCCAACCCCGGTGTGTTGATCGCCGGCCCGGTGCGCGACTACGTCCGCAGTTGGCCCAACCTGACCGAGGTCACGGTGCCAGGGCTGCATTTCATCCAAGAGGATTCCCCCGACCAGATCGGCGCTGCGGTCCGCGACTGGCATGCGACACTATAA
- a CDS encoding TetR/AcrR family transcriptional regulator — translation MGDLVRETGVSRAGIYSDFNGKEDLFHACLDRYQDIVVSPAFAPVEAEAAGIEGIEGYLNSLLTRFEYMGGLGRGCLVGNTLTQIPEDALETRQKLRAHCDRLTAGFHKVLTHENGGHSLLTQDEIGDLARYTMISVQGIWSYSRLTEDAAELRAASDMLIAVLKVRLRGSPQ, via the coding sequence ATGGGCGATCTGGTGCGGGAAACTGGCGTCAGCCGTGCAGGTATCTATAGTGATTTTAACGGCAAAGAGGATCTCTTTCATGCCTGTCTCGATAGGTATCAAGACATCGTCGTGAGTCCTGCCTTTGCCCCAGTCGAGGCCGAGGCTGCGGGAATCGAAGGCATTGAGGGCTACCTGAACAGTCTATTGACGCGCTTCGAATATATGGGTGGCTTGGGACGGGGATGCCTTGTGGGAAACACGCTGACCCAGATCCCCGAAGATGCGCTGGAGACCAGACAAAAGCTGCGCGCCCATTGCGACCGTCTGACTGCTGGCTTTCATAAGGTGCTGACCCATGAAAACGGTGGACATAGCCTGCTCACCCAAGACGAAATTGGCGACCTTGCACGCTACACCATGATCTCGGTGCAGGGCATCTGGTCCTATTCACGACTGACCGAGGACGCTGCGGAGTTGCGCGCGGCGTCTGATATGCTCATCGCGGTTTTGAAAGTCCGATTGCGCGGGTCGCCGCAGTGA
- a CDS encoding 3'-5' exonuclease produces the protein MTSPLPDGEFQFIALDVETACGDSASICQIGIACVGYDESIRTWSTYVDPQMPFAPFNIDLHGIGPNTVRNAGNFAQVWPDMLPLLSRHPMVQHSRFDEHAINAACKAHGLLRPCLTWLDSVTIARAAWPELKGNGGHGLANLKQVLKLDFHHHDAGEDARAAAMVVLHAQAASPELAAKHALRFKPVQLSLPF, from the coding sequence GTGACGTCGCCCCTGCCAGATGGGGAATTCCAGTTCATCGCGCTGGATGTCGAAACCGCATGTGGTGACAGCGCAAGCATCTGCCAGATCGGGATTGCCTGTGTCGGGTATGATGAGAGCATTCGCACATGGTCTACATATGTTGACCCGCAAATGCCCTTTGCGCCGTTTAACATCGATCTGCACGGAATCGGTCCTAATACCGTGCGAAACGCGGGAAACTTTGCGCAGGTCTGGCCCGATATGCTGCCGTTGCTTTCTCGTCACCCGATGGTGCAGCACAGCAGGTTTGATGAACACGCAATCAATGCCGCATGCAAAGCGCACGGCCTGCTGCGCCCATGCCTGACGTGGCTCGACAGCGTGACTATCGCGCGGGCGGCATGGCCCGAGCTAAAAGGCAACGGCGGCCACGGTCTGGCCAACCTGAAACAGGTGCTGAAACTCGACTTCCACCATCACGACGCAGGCGAAGACGCCCGCGCAGCAGCGATGGTCGTGCTGCATGCGCAGGCCGCGTCGCCTGAATTGGCGGCGAAGCATGCGCTGCGGTTTAAACCCGTGCAATTGTCGCTTCCCTTTTAG
- a CDS encoding MFS transporter: MGIGLLMMANGLQGSLLGVRAETEAFDASVIGIIMAGFFAGLLAGSLWTPQAVRIVGHIRVFAAMSAVASVAILLHALLVNEVAWWFIRFITGFCYAGIFVVAESWLNDRAPQETRGQVLALYLAVTFAGMGSGQFLLNLASDSAAELFMLVSVLISLSVVPLLLRATPLPTSEAGRRVTLKRLAAASPLGVFGVFVAGIANGTIFGMGAVYARSVGFTVADTSLFMALLILGAAIVQWPIGKLSDVIDRRKVITGVTAAAAGACLFAAEVTAIDSITTAALIALTGGLSLSIHSLSLAYTNDYLNVDEMVGASSGLVLVLGAGSVCGPIMVGLAIGSFGPRGFFVWLALSHAALAVFAIWRMSRRERIPMADQSPYVPVPLQGTEISTAVAGEVAQEESG, encoded by the coding sequence TTGGGCATCGGTCTTCTGATGATGGCCAACGGACTGCAAGGCAGCCTTCTCGGGGTCCGTGCAGAAACCGAGGCCTTCGATGCCTCTGTGATCGGGATTATCATGGCGGGCTTCTTCGCGGGGCTTCTCGCGGGGTCCCTTTGGACGCCACAAGCGGTGCGGATCGTCGGGCATATCCGGGTCTTTGCAGCGATGTCCGCCGTAGCCTCGGTAGCGATCCTCCTGCACGCTCTCCTCGTGAACGAAGTCGCATGGTGGTTTATTCGGTTCATCACCGGATTCTGCTATGCTGGCATCTTTGTTGTCGCTGAAAGCTGGTTGAACGACCGCGCGCCTCAAGAAACCCGCGGGCAGGTCCTTGCCCTCTACCTCGCCGTGACCTTCGCCGGTATGGGAAGCGGACAGTTTTTGCTCAACCTGGCGAGCGACAGTGCGGCCGAACTGTTCATGCTCGTCTCGGTTCTGATTTCGTTGTCTGTCGTTCCACTTCTTCTGCGCGCGACGCCGTTGCCCACTTCTGAGGCTGGGCGACGTGTCACCCTGAAGCGCCTTGCAGCGGCGTCGCCGCTGGGCGTCTTCGGGGTGTTTGTGGCGGGCATCGCGAACGGCACGATCTTCGGCATGGGGGCAGTTTATGCACGTAGCGTCGGGTTCACGGTCGCCGACACCTCGCTCTTCATGGCGCTGCTCATCCTCGGTGCGGCGATCGTGCAATGGCCAATCGGAAAACTCTCTGACGTGATAGACCGGCGCAAGGTTATCACCGGCGTCACCGCTGCTGCTGCTGGCGCGTGCCTGTTCGCCGCCGAGGTCACTGCCATCGACTCAATTACCACAGCTGCCCTAATCGCTCTGACCGGGGGACTGTCACTCTCCATCCACTCGCTGTCGCTGGCCTACACCAACGATTATCTCAACGTCGACGAGATGGTTGGCGCGAGCAGTGGGCTCGTTCTCGTACTTGGTGCCGGATCAGTCTGCGGACCTATCATGGTCGGCCTAGCGATTGGTTCGTTCGGTCCACGCGGTTTCTTCGTATGGCTTGCTCTGAGCCACGCGGCGCTCGCCGTCTTTGCAATCTGGCGCATGTCCCGGCGCGAGAGAATTCCGATGGCGGACCAGTCCCCCTATGTCCCTGTACCTTTGCAGGGCACCGAGATTTCCACGGCGGTTGCCGGAGAGGTGGCGCAAGAAGAATCAGGCTGA
- a CDS encoding AAA domain-containing protein — protein MSILLRTISAFPSGRTTSELFALLDVDFDPRKRSELYAELSVLADAGKITKARDGKWRHLSRYPAPQTDLSLATGPKLVGESKVLRAATASFRLSAQKETSLNEETGAAKLDPSALLRYYRSTLRADARGAISQVDDRHGVQWHLVTGLGPLTPEKGNSLCIAIALNDLADEFRKALVKREANEQTLAVGWPIAVGRKQGAPVVWPIGLISAEWTRSETHLEITIDADDVLVNPDWLKGAARGAGWTEASLRDVFNQTEGLGLERADFLVRLKEAVAGTFRGKVSGTAMVSEVDPETPGIYDLAALFLPTDSTFTAGAVRDLDQIGAWASEKLARTALASILGLDPQAQAETPPAINVGSVNKEQITAVRAGMTAPLTVITGPPGTGKSQTIVSMVASVLADGGSVLVASKNHQALDSVEDRLAKIAPDTNFLVRTLDPKREIDQSFTDVLTSLIREPSRAANEPDRVARSRLATLAQQRVRVLDQIDEEERLNTQIADFLERIEARTLHGDNLNASLSAPAVLGLWARILEALRRLFSRKPNPASAPDARAEGANLATLQAELKRLRAELDALDTTGDPIALTTEITATVRQFLPRVLASRVALSEGDRLRLGEEHANLELVQTRGPLPIALATEVVAHRPLWLASVLGAPRRVPLGEGLFDLVIFDEASQCDIASALPLFARAKRAVVVGDDRQLSFISQLGVAHDRNLMQAQGLPVGSMGRLAQSRRSLFDLANLTPHAVKITLRDQYRSATDIVGYINDQFYGGRLRVAADQYRLKVPSGTKPGIAWTDVPAPSLPMQANINAAEVSAILAQLRLLLEVQQYEGSVGVIAPFRPQVQALNDAIKGALPADLLERADFRAGTVDSFQGQERDLILFSPCLGRSSATSAVTFIQKDWRRLNVAISRARAVAHVFGDLSYARTGKVTSLQKLASIATEPRARVAEGTFDSEWERRVYFELKDRGFNPIAQYEVAGRRLDFALFGSGDIKLDLEIDGRHWHSDIDGMRKLSDLWRDHQLKGLGWRVRRFWVDELSRDMEGCIEIIRKDLS, from the coding sequence ATGTCGATATTGTTGCGGACTATTTCAGCATTTCCATCGGGCCGCACCACCAGTGAACTCTTTGCCTTATTGGATGTAGATTTCGACCCTCGCAAGCGATCCGAGCTTTACGCTGAGTTAAGCGTCCTGGCTGACGCTGGGAAAATCACTAAGGCCCGGGATGGAAAATGGCGACATTTATCGCGATATCCAGCCCCACAAACAGACCTATCCTTGGCAACGGGTCCAAAGCTTGTCGGAGAGAGCAAAGTCCTCAGGGCCGCGACCGCTTCATTTCGACTTAGTGCCCAGAAGGAGACCTCGCTCAATGAAGAAACAGGCGCTGCCAAACTCGATCCTAGCGCGCTTCTCCGGTATTATCGTTCCACGCTTCGAGCAGACGCTCGTGGGGCGATTTCTCAAGTTGATGATCGGCATGGCGTACAGTGGCATCTCGTTACCGGGCTGGGGCCACTGACGCCAGAAAAGGGGAATAGTCTCTGTATCGCAATCGCGCTTAACGACCTCGCTGATGAATTCCGTAAGGCGTTGGTTAAGCGTGAGGCGAACGAACAGACTCTAGCTGTCGGATGGCCGATAGCGGTCGGTCGGAAGCAGGGCGCTCCCGTTGTTTGGCCCATTGGCTTGATTAGCGCAGAATGGACTCGGAGCGAAACGCATCTGGAGATCACCATCGATGCCGATGATGTCCTCGTCAATCCTGACTGGCTCAAAGGGGCCGCGCGCGGGGCTGGATGGACCGAGGCCTCGCTGCGGGACGTCTTCAATCAGACTGAAGGGCTCGGACTTGAACGCGCTGACTTCCTCGTTAGGCTCAAGGAAGCCGTGGCGGGTACATTTCGCGGTAAAGTTTCCGGAACCGCAATGGTTTCAGAGGTTGATCCAGAAACGCCGGGAATCTATGACTTGGCGGCACTCTTTCTTCCAACAGATAGCACGTTTACTGCCGGAGCAGTGCGTGACCTCGACCAGATCGGCGCGTGGGCAAGTGAGAAACTTGCCCGGACTGCGCTCGCGTCAATTCTAGGGCTCGATCCACAAGCCCAGGCAGAAACACCTCCCGCGATAAATGTTGGCAGCGTCAACAAAGAGCAGATCACTGCGGTCCGTGCGGGAATGACCGCGCCCCTGACAGTCATAACCGGTCCGCCAGGCACAGGCAAAAGCCAAACGATCGTTTCGATGGTCGCATCAGTTCTTGCTGATGGTGGGTCTGTTCTGGTGGCGTCTAAAAATCACCAGGCGCTGGACTCAGTTGAAGACCGCCTCGCAAAAATAGCTCCGGATACGAATTTCTTGGTCAGGACCCTGGATCCGAAGCGGGAGATCGACCAATCCTTCACCGACGTTTTAACGTCGCTCATAAGAGAACCTTCAAGAGCTGCAAATGAGCCCGATCGGGTCGCGCGCTCCCGCTTGGCGACGTTGGCACAGCAGCGCGTCCGGGTGCTTGACCAAATCGACGAAGAGGAGCGCCTGAACACGCAGATCGCCGATTTTCTGGAAAGGATCGAAGCTCGGACGCTTCATGGAGACAACCTGAATGCAAGTCTATCGGCTCCAGCGGTTCTTGGGCTTTGGGCTCGCATTCTCGAAGCGCTCCGGCGCTTGTTCTCGAGAAAGCCAAATCCTGCGTCCGCACCTGACGCACGGGCAGAGGGGGCAAACCTCGCTACCCTTCAAGCGGAACTGAAACGGCTTCGCGCGGAATTGGATGCCCTCGATACGACCGGCGACCCGATTGCGCTCACCACTGAAATCACCGCGACGGTGAGGCAGTTTTTGCCACGGGTGCTCGCCTCACGAGTTGCCCTGTCGGAGGGTGATCGGTTACGCCTTGGTGAGGAGCATGCCAACCTTGAATTGGTTCAGACCCGCGGGCCGCTGCCAATCGCGCTTGCCACCGAAGTCGTGGCGCATCGTCCTCTCTGGTTGGCATCGGTGCTAGGGGCTCCACGTCGCGTGCCGCTTGGCGAGGGTCTTTTCGACCTTGTGATCTTCGACGAGGCCAGCCAGTGCGATATCGCCTCGGCACTCCCGCTATTCGCGCGGGCTAAACGCGCCGTGGTCGTCGGTGATGATCGCCAACTCTCTTTCATCAGCCAGCTGGGGGTGGCCCATGATCGCAACCTGATGCAGGCTCAGGGTCTGCCTGTGGGGTCGATGGGACGGCTGGCGCAAAGCCGCAGGTCGCTTTTTGACCTGGCAAATCTTACGCCACATGCGGTGAAGATCACGTTGCGCGACCAATATCGATCTGCCACCGATATTGTTGGGTATATCAACGATCAGTTTTATGGGGGGCGTTTGCGTGTAGCCGCTGACCAGTATCGGTTGAAAGTGCCAAGCGGGACAAAGCCGGGAATCGCGTGGACAGATGTCCCCGCACCGAGCTTACCTATGCAGGCCAATATCAACGCCGCCGAGGTATCGGCTATTTTGGCGCAACTGCGTCTTCTTCTGGAGGTCCAGCAGTATGAAGGCAGCGTCGGCGTCATCGCACCATTCCGGCCCCAGGTTCAGGCACTCAACGATGCGATCAAGGGGGCACTGCCCGCCGATCTGCTAGAGCGAGCGGACTTCCGGGCAGGAACAGTGGATAGCTTTCAGGGGCAAGAAAGGGACCTTATCCTTTTTTCGCCGTGCCTGGGTCGGTCCAGCGCCACTAGCGCTGTCACCTTTATCCAGAAGGACTGGCGCAGGTTGAACGTCGCAATTAGTCGAGCCCGCGCCGTCGCACACGTCTTTGGCGATCTGAGCTACGCGCGCACCGGTAAGGTAACAAGCCTTCAGAAGCTAGCTTCAATTGCTACCGAGCCGCGTGCGCGCGTGGCGGAAGGAACGTTCGATAGTGAGTGGGAGCGGCGTGTTTATTTCGAGCTGAAAGATCGGGGGTTCAATCCGATTGCACAGTACGAAGTCGCCGGGCGGCGTCTTGATTTCGCGCTCTTCGGGTCTGGGGATATCAAACTCGATCTTGAGATCGATGGTCGCCACTGGCACTCGGACATCGACGGAATGCGTAAGCTATCCGACCTTTGGCGGGACCATCAATTAAAGGGCCTTGGCTGGCGGGTACGTCGGTTCTGGGTCGACGAACTATCAAGAGATATGGAGGGATGCATTGAGATCATCCGAAAAGACCTTTCCTAA